In the genome of Harmonia axyridis chromosome 4, icHarAxyr1.1, whole genome shotgun sequence, the window TATCAATATATTACACTTGCTTTAACAGCATATTATCACTCTTCTTATTTACATCTAATTTACAATTATGTACGACTAGGGAGTCTTGAGTTCTGTACGTGAAGGGTGCTGAACGACAGATAACTCACTCCTTCTGATTGTAACACAAATATCAAATGATAGACATTCtaaaaaaactattatttcGAGATGACCAACTCAATATGAGCTGAAAAGCTAATGAAGTGCAAAAAAGACGGTATATTTAAGTAAATGCTCAAAAGAGACTACAACAGTCCGAAAAATCAATGGAAAAGTTTCAGCTAATCTAATCAACGTCTTACCCAAAGACTTGCCTTGACTCGAGTATCAAATGCACTTGTGCCACAATCAGTGATTAAACAAAGTCTTTAATTTATTTCAGTCCTTAACTAATGTAAACCACTAGAACCTCCTTGCGCGGCGTTTGTTCAAATTGTTGAGGTAGCATTAAAACAGAGTCCGTCGGAAGACGTTTAAGTGACTTTTATGCGCACTTGGATCGAGTTTTTGGCATTTTATCCGTTCTCGCTACGTTGGAGAATGGAGGCCCAGTGGTTTGTGTGCTAGTGGGCCGTCAGCTGATGGCCCATTCCTTGGGGAGATAAAATTGGAGGGCTGTGAGAATGCGAATGCTGTCCCATGGGCGACCCATGCATGTCCGGGTGATGGCCATAACCAGGGTGCATGTGTCCACCCGGAGGCATGCCTTCCATCATTTCACCACCTAACGTGTTTGGTGGTGTCATTCTCTTCTCTTTTTGTCGCCGGTTGCAAAACCAGACCCTCACAACTTCTTTCTCCAACTGCAGGCTATCAGCTAACGAGGAAATTTCTTGAGCAGAGGGCTTAGGTTGTTTGTGGAAATGTTGTTCCAAAGCACCTTTCACCGAGACTTCGATACTAGTgcgttttttcctttttctacCTTGCGCTGCAATTTTATCGATGGATGTCGGAGACCCCGTCGTCGAATCAGCCTCTTCCAACCATTTCTGCAGCAGCGGTTTCAATTTGCACATGTTCTTGAAGCTCAGTTGTAAGGCTTCAAACCTACATATCGTAGTTTGGGAGAAAACGTTTCCATACAAGGTGCCTAACGCCAAACCAACATCCGCTTGCGTAAAACCTAACTTAATACGTCTTTGTTTAAATTGCTTAGCGAAGGCTTCAAGATCATCACTAGTCGGAGTTTCGTCTTCACCACCACTAACATCACGGTCTTGATGATGGGGCTGATGCGGACTTTGCATGTCTCTATGAAGGGGATGATGTAATTGGGGTGATTGGTGATGCGCCAGCATACCGTTCATAGCTGCATGGTATTGTTGAAGAGGTGAACCTGCACCTCCTGGGTTATAATGAGCTGAAGAGACTGGTGCATGCCAATGTGGAGATCCCATGGATTGTTGTTGTTGCTGCCTATGGTGCATCATGTCGGCTTGCTGGGTTAAGGGTTTTACATCTTGGTGTGGGTGGTGGTGATGAGCGTGGTGCATTCCCGCCATGGAAGCTGCCCAAGGGTCAGATCCAGGTTGAAGGCTACTGACCCAAGGGTTCGCCGCCGACAACGAAATCGCCGCATGACTTCCTGGAGAAGGCGAACTAGTCATATGGTGATGGTGGTTGTGATGGTGTTGAGGCAGGTACTTCATTTCACTGGCGTCCGCCGCTGATCTAGGCGACGCACTTGAGTGATAGCCACCGACAATATTCATACCGACAACGCTACCGTCTAATTCGGACACAGCACTACTTGCCGGAAGATATGTGGTGGCTGCCATCCCCGGTAGGGGCCGACCAGGCGATGAATCCACACTGTCCTCGTGTTCGTACACTTTGTACCACTGGTATCTGTCACCGAAACGAAACACTTTGACGGTTTATATTAACTTCACCTCAAAATAGTTACAGTCGTCTTGTTTTGACGACTGTACATTACCACGGTTTTCTATAGGAACAGAAACGTCGCCGAACTGTCATTTATATCACTATTATTCTGATACTCATGCGTTATGCATATCAACTACACTCACGACGACGCTGTTTGCACTACTGTCTGGAATCTCTATTTCCCAACACAATCCGAGAACGAATTCCCCCACCACCGTTTCCCCTTTGATTGAAGTACGATGCGCGCGTCATTGACGAAGTCTAAGTTGTGCTTCGTCGGTGACGTCACCGCACGAGGAGTTCTGGTTGGGCGTTCGATGTTTGCGACCGCCCCACGATTCTCCCCACTCAAACGGGGAAGTGTTTACACTTCGAAGGATACGGTAGCTAGGCAACAGACCGTACAGGACACACACACGACGTTCTCTGACATTTCCGTCGGATGAAAGGATTGTTCAGTCCGGTTTGGGGACACGATAATCTTATTTTTGCCACTGAAACTTATCTTCGGACTGATCGAGGTATTTCGCAATTTTAGGTTATACATAAATATCAAAAGTCACCAACACAAGTTAACTGAgttattatttgatttatatgctaattaaagaaaaaaactaagaattcattaacaaaaaatattgattaacAGAAATAACTTAATCTTTCATCTCGTATATTCATTCGGAATTTgacaataaatgaaaacaataatataaaattaaaaaaaaaaattttaaatcaaataaaattttatggAATGATCATTCGAACTTCGAATAGCTATTGATAATACATTCGATTTTTGTTAGTTACTTTCAAATCTTTTATGGCcgaatgaaagaagaaaagaaccAACTTCTAAAATATCGATTTGTGTCTAAATTTTAAAGTTGGATTTAATCGAGTCTGAAGTGTAATATTCAAGGTGTCAAAAAATCACCTGTTGCCGATTTTTCAATCGGCCAAAAGGTGCCAGACCGACCGCAAACCACTGACTTCTTGATTATATTGTCCGTGGCATCAGAGGAATCTACATAAAATTTGCACCACAATAGGGTAGGTATTGAACGTTTACATCTAATACATATGTATAAGATGAGCATTGATGACGACTTTTCCTTCATTGGGGTAGTGTTAGGTTAGGAATAAAATCGACTCATCCCTGGCGTAAAGTAGGTTAGGTCAAGGGGTGAaacaatattcacgaaaattatCATACTTGATACTGCTTTGGAATATTTATCAACTTGTTGCTGGAATTTGAATCACAAAGAAGTTATATACGTGCAGTCGGCACTTGATATGTTATTAAGTGTAatgttatatttatattgactAAGTGGCTTTGAATTTATTACAACCCCTCGATTAGGTATTTCgaataaatttgtttgttgatgtatgCGCAAAATTTATATGTAGGTTGTTAAAGGTTTGTTTCGTTGTAACGAAACAATTGacgttcaataaaaaaaattgaaaaataaatcggAAATTAAACTTTGTTTTCTTTAAAAATATCTAGATCAATTTCCGTTAAATAAAGACCggaaaatcaaataaatgaatattctaATTGAGCATTTCACAAAAACAATTAGAAATAGTAAGAAGTAATATTTCCGAAAGTAATTATGTATCTGACATTATGCAAATAGGTCTACCTATAGAAAATAGTAGGTTTATACACATCAACTTTTACTatgttcaatttaaaaaaactgtAAGTAATTGTTAGTAGCTAAGATTTAACTGTCATAATAATAATTGCATTAGGTACaggtattttttattaattaatgaataagtcaaTTATTGAAACTTTCTCATGCGatattgaaatagttatttgttttactaggcagcaaagtggtAAATTGACTAGGTCTAGGAATtaagccaaggcagtcaatttactttgctgccgagttgaacatatacttttttcttcgattgtttatgaTGATATATGTTAGATATTGTATTCGCAAATTATTGTAattctcacatttttttaatttttcctgtagtgataaattaaacgaaaattgacacaaatcgcaattgttgaaaTGGTTGATTCCTATGGAAATATATATgtcaataataattatagtttgacatgTTATGAAATATGTATCTGACagtcttttggaaaaaaaatcggatatatttatattatggatagtgatagcgacttagaagtacttattCCTCCAAAAATAagggaggtggcaaaaaatattgattgccagaaaatgtcgaatgttttattctcaTTCAGAATAATTATTTTGCTGTCGTTACTCTGCTGCTTAGGCAGAAAAAGTAATACTCACTTTGTAGATTGATATATatctacaaaaataatatttgctgtcaatcggagaaaaaatgatttaaattttaagaTGTATTCAACTAACCTTTTAAAATGTCAATTCACATTTTTCTGTTTGTAAATTACCGTGAAATTTGTTAGTTTTAGATATTCTATTATAGATACGTACCTAAGTACtggtaaaaaaaattcagatattCCAAAAACTAACGAAGTGATTGTAATAATTAGTACGGATGTTCTTTGTTTCTGTGACCTTCATATGATGATGTTTCAAGAAAGatcaataataattaatgaGTTGATTCAAAAAAATCTGCCAATTCTGTTTTCAAGTCGCAAAGTCCGTAAATTAGACATTTTTgtaaaaatagtgaaaaattaaatttttggtcGGAAATTCAAAATAGTTATTCTTCATTATGTAATATTGAATATTGCTGATAATTATTATTCCTGAGAAGGTTCTTTGATATAGTCAAAACATTGTTTATGAAATTCAAACGTTCACCTATGTGATTGTACAACGCTTTATTGCAATCTAGTGGTTCCATGAATaatcaatagaaaaattcaCTTAAAATTCTAGCATGGTGGCGAATTTTTATCATAATCGAACGTAGTAAACAAGGTAGTGATAATTGAAAACGGAAATCAGTAACGATATTGAATTAGAAATCATGCTCATCACCAGTCTTTTACAGTTAATCAATGGAGAGTAATGTAAAATGAACTACTTGAAGCGTATTTGTAGCGACATCTACGAAATTGTCAATTTCCggttatatttatgaatgaaacTCATCATTGCGACAAGTAAGAAATTGAGGAAGATGGACATAATCAAGAAATTCCGAAAGCTATACAAGAAATCGTTATATCCATTAATTTCTGAAGCTTCATCATaatgttttctttttgaaaGATATAGGTAGAGTCTTGTACGAAAGTATTGGAATCAGATGcttttattattacattttcgaattcaatatctaatttgaaaatattcaaattttacttttaactttttcaatttttcctatcgaaacagtaatttttcattctttctctttttttctgtaagaaaatTTTGAATCTCTTTATTTCAATAggttatttaaatatttttgtgaaagtTGCTTGCTCCAACTTTTTTGTTGGTTTTTCATTTATATCGTTTCTCTCttgagtttttttaatattactgaCATACTATACAGTTCATAGTATTTCATGAGATATCCATATTTTATTCTTCTTCAAGAGAGGTATACttatggaaataataaatctaaGATTCCGTACCTTATctattcacaatatttacaCTGTCTATAATTGTAGGTACTCACTGATCATTGAACTGAAGATTTACCGTTTCATTTGTCTCAATATCTGCTTGTTAGCAGTTTTGGGTTTTACCATGATGACAACATCATAAAACTGTAGAAAAGTAAATAGATTGTTTCATTAGGATCTCTCCAAGATGAGCAGGTCCTACCTGATGGTTTCCTggattttccattttttattgttgttgaaATGGAGACAGAGATTCCCGAGTAGAGGTTAGGGGTTGGGTATTTCCAAATTTACCTAGAATTGAAATGTATGCGATTATTGATATCTGAAAAAAGTTGATATGAAATGACATTATATCATCAGGTAGATGGAATTTTTATTGTATCCCATACAAGGAATGAGAAGAATAAGAATGAGAagaatatctgaaattttcaaattgaaagaaGAATTTTGGTAGATATTCCTAtactttcaaattttctcataaTTGAAGTGAATTACAACCAATAATAAAATGTCAAAATTCGTTTATGATATAAGTAAAGGTGATAGATTTCTAGAGGATCTAGAGTACGGGCAAATCGATTTCTTAGGATGTAACATCAATGTGTTAGAAAGAATGCCTAAGATCAAATGCAGACTATGTTTAACCCTTATCCCTTCTACGAATAGTGAATGTCCAATGCAGTGACGTTCCTACCTCAGCAAATCTTCGTCACTGGTCACTGGCGTCAGCTTCATTTCATACTTGCATCTTTTAGTTTCATTTCCATTTATCCCTTAGATAGTCAGAGCTTTATACAGGTAAGAATTGTAATGCTAAACGAAAATGTATTCGTGTTATAGTATTATTTGAAGATATTTGATGAAGTGAACCTATGCTTTTCAAACCGagttagaaaaaattataaatctcGGAATATCTATCTCGAAACGATATACTTCTTCAATAACATATTGAGAgactataattttttcaatggataCTTTTTGAGTTTCTTTATTGTCaactttcatttcatcattatttttagatttttagGAATATTAGAggtaaccaacaaaatttttcaccaaatctcatgaaaatattcgacatcaaaataggtttttttgTGAGAATTCGTTGTCATCAGTCAAAATAATTAACTAGGTATAAATTATCATCAGATTTTGCACCTATCATTTCTTCAGAgactatttttccaatattgttcAAGATGTTTGAGATGGTGCAGTCAAGGAGCTTTAATATAAACAAAAGTAAAAATTAATCAGTCTCCAATGTCTCTTTAGTATATTCATCTCATGTACGCGATTATTATACCTTTTAGGAAATTTGTTCAAAACACGTTTCCTTATAAGAATTCACATGAATATGATTCCTAGATGTGTTCTCATTAATAACAATTTCGAATTCCTCCAATACGTAGGAAAGtctgaaaattaaataaaaggGAAGAGACAACGGTATTTCTTGTTGAATTCAGGTGtggcgttattttttttttctatacccATCGAAGTATCATTTATCGAAACTTATCCAAAGGAAACGCCCGTGTCTGTTAAGGTGGCACACCTGAGACCATTTCTTCACTCCTCAGCTGTGAACCAGATCACACGTTTAGGAGGGTCGGACACATTGAAAACGATGAAAGGGAACTCAAGCGGATCATCCTCAATGTATCATTGAAAGTAAATCTCAACAGTTgaattttgtttgatattttcaataatgaacttCCGGAAAAAaggttattttaaaattttaaagcGATATGGCATTTTCACTGTTTTCAGTGGGATGCAAGTAGAAAATATGTAGCAAAATTAATGTTAATCGTAGAAAATGATTATACCCTCATTCAAATATTGCAATATTTggaattatttttgttgtttgaaaatacCTACAGATCGATGAttcaaaaatcattcaaaatcaacctTCTATAACTACTCACGAATATTTCATCACTATTAAGTTAAAGTGTGTGAAAGTGCTGGAAATGTTGAATAAATCGTCTTTGAAAGCCCTGATAAATGCACCTACATACATATAATCGATAAGAGCCAAtaattcaacaaatattatCGAACACCCACTGTACTCAAATATTAATgcggtatttttttttaattataatcaTCCCTCCAATTTTCAGtcaatagaaaaattaaacGAATATATTTTTGCTTGGCTTTGAGCCTTCATGAAAATTTGCACTAAATTTAATGCTTATCTCTACAGGTTTTTAGAAAACCACTGATTTCTACATTCAAAAccataattttatgaaattgaaaagtacATACATAGTTTTAAAAAAGTAGGTT includes:
- the LOC123677400 gene encoding POU domain protein CF1A, translating into MAATTYLPASSAVSELDGSVVGMNIVGGYHSSASPRSAADASEMKYLPQHHHNHHHHMTSSPSPGSHAAISLSAANPWVSSLQPGSDPWAASMAGMHHAHHHHPHQDVKPLTQQADMMHHRQQQQQSMGSPHWHAPVSSAHYNPGGAGSPLQQYHAAMNGMLAHHQSPQLHHPLHRDMQSPHQPHHQDRDVSGGEDETPTSDDLEAFAKQFKQRRIKLGFTQADVGLALGTLYGNVFSQTTICRFEALQLSFKNMCKLKPLLQKWLEEADSTTGSPTSIDKIAAQGRKRKKRTSIEVSVKGALEQHFHKQPKPSAQEISSLADSLQLEKEVVRVWFCNRRQKEKRMTPPNTLGGEMMEGMPPGGHMHPGYGHHPDMHGSPMGQHSHSHSPPILSPQGMGHQLTAH